Proteins encoded in a region of the Schaalia hyovaginalis genome:
- a CDS encoding LacI family DNA-binding transcriptional regulator — translation MSPKRERRTPVISDVAACAGVSVSTVSRYLNNSSHLSEDSSKRIARAIEILGYRPSSIARGLKGSTMKLIAVLSTNTTLFGSATTIQGIEDEARTRGHSVMISKLDDADSATLPETLDAVLDLNPSGVVVLRYDEIAEKALASLPRSMPVVVIGGRPSEEYDQVSLCEKDGGRALTDYLLSLGHDTVHHIQVPTRTDGTSRSDGWAASLRNHGVVAPEPLQCGWEAGSARRLGRELAGHADITAIFAGNDELAMGLIRGLEEEGRAVPDAISVVGFDDHPIADIWNPGLTTYRQDFTRAGRAAVELLLERIDAERAGRALPVRRTEVPGEIVIRESATALGAPMTASPAGSNRG, via the coding sequence ATGAGTCCCAAGAGAGAACGGCGCACACCGGTCATCTCGGACGTCGCCGCCTGTGCGGGTGTTTCGGTCTCAACGGTGTCCCGTTACCTCAACAACTCCTCGCACCTGTCCGAGGACTCGTCGAAGCGGATCGCCCGCGCCATCGAAATCCTCGGCTATCGGCCGAGCTCGATCGCCCGGGGGCTCAAGGGCTCGACGATGAAGCTCATCGCCGTCCTTTCGACGAACACCACCCTGTTCGGCTCCGCGACGACCATTCAGGGCATCGAGGACGAGGCGCGCACCCGCGGCCACTCGGTGATGATCTCCAAGCTCGACGACGCCGATTCGGCCACGCTCCCCGAGACGCTCGACGCCGTCCTCGACCTCAATCCGAGCGGCGTCGTCGTTCTGCGATACGACGAGATCGCCGAGAAGGCGCTCGCCTCCCTTCCCCGGTCCATGCCCGTCGTCGTGATCGGCGGCCGTCCGAGCGAGGAGTACGACCAGGTCTCCCTCTGCGAGAAGGACGGCGGCCGCGCCCTCACCGATTACCTCCTCAGCCTCGGCCACGATACGGTCCATCACATTCAGGTCCCCACGCGCACGGACGGGACGAGCCGCTCCGACGGCTGGGCGGCCTCCTTGAGGAACCACGGAGTCGTCGCACCCGAACCCCTGCAGTGCGGCTGGGAAGCGGGTTCCGCCAGGCGACTGGGCCGCGAACTCGCCGGGCACGCCGACATCACCGCGATCTTCGCGGGCAACGACGAGCTCGCCATGGGCCTGATCCGCGGTCTCGAAGAAGAGGGGCGCGCCGTGCCCGACGCCATCAGCGTCGTCGGCTTCGACGATCACCCCATCGCCGACATCTGGAACCCCGGTCTGACCACATACCGCCAGGATTTCACCCGCGCCGGACGTGCAGCCGTCGAGCTCCTCCTCGAGAGGATCGACGCCGAGCGCGCGGGCAGGGCCCTGCCCGTCCGGAGGACCGAGGTGCCCGGAGAGATCGTCATCCGCGAATCCGCAACCGCCCTCGGCGCTCCGATGACCGCGAGCCCGGCGGGATCGAATCGCGGGTGA
- a CDS encoding AAA family ATPase, producing MIVEGGPADPGTDDGPLAVAVPRAHSGERALASLSIAQQIADLVLHRLARGEDLRVLGLTGPPGTGKTTVAQLTAEILEAAGVEVAGVAPMDGFHMSNALLDDLDRHDRKGAPDTFDVWGFAALLERVHRARRPVLAPDYRRDLHEPVAASILLPAGGIVITEGNYLGLDKEGWREARAFIDLLVHIDTPVEDVYRRLIARHEAFGRNRADAAHWVRTVDAPNIELVAACRDRADAVVSAED from the coding sequence ATGATCGTCGAGGGCGGCCCCGCTGATCCGGGCACGGACGACGGCCCCTTAGCCGTCGCCGTCCCCCGCGCTCACTCGGGCGAACGGGCGCTGGCCTCGCTGTCGATCGCGCAGCAGATCGCCGACCTCGTCCTCCACCGCCTCGCCCGCGGCGAGGACCTGAGGGTCCTCGGGCTGACCGGGCCCCCGGGGACCGGGAAGACCACCGTCGCCCAGCTCACCGCCGAGATCCTCGAAGCGGCGGGGGTCGAGGTCGCCGGCGTTGCTCCGATGGACGGCTTCCACATGTCGAACGCGCTCCTGGACGATCTCGACCGGCACGATCGCAAGGGCGCGCCCGACACCTTCGACGTGTGGGGCTTCGCCGCCCTGCTCGAACGGGTCCACCGGGCCCGCCGCCCGGTCCTCGCCCCCGACTACAGGCGCGACCTGCACGAGCCCGTCGCCGCATCGATCCTCCTGCCCGCCGGGGGGATCGTCATCACCGAAGGGAATTACCTCGGCCTCGACAAGGAGGGCTGGCGCGAGGCCCGCGCTTTCATCGACCTCCTCGTTCACATCGACACTCCCGTCGAGGACGTGTACCGCAGGCTCATCGCCCGTCATGAGGCCTTCGGCCGTAATCGCGCGGACGCCGCCCACTGGGTGAGGACGGTGGACGCCCCGAACATCGAGCTCGTCGCCGCCTGCCGCGATCGGGCCGACGCGGTCGTGTCCGCTGAAGATTGA
- a CDS encoding carbohydrate ABC transporter permease, whose amino-acid sequence MNTTPVRAPRRARPLLGGALHALLVLAVIIGFLGVPLWVAVVTAGKNQSEAVIPGMSLPTQWHLLENFQTVITQGRMGPALIGSLIITAPSVFLALLFGAMASWILARRTSRSMALVYAVFISGVILPPSIITIMMLLRMTGLAGSAIGMICVYVGIYLSIVIFFITGFIRTIPVSLEESARIDGAGPTRIFFTIILPLLKPTLASATILIVLYIWNDVFYALFILSGKMNTLPLNLYTVASEGLYLNNWHLIFSYILLMTLPLLILFIVGQRKIISGITGGAVK is encoded by the coding sequence GTGAACACCACGCCCGTTCGCGCCCCTCGCCGCGCCCGCCCCCTCCTCGGCGGAGCCCTCCACGCGCTTCTCGTCCTCGCCGTCATCATCGGCTTCCTCGGCGTCCCCCTGTGGGTCGCGGTCGTCACCGCGGGGAAGAACCAGTCCGAAGCGGTCATCCCGGGGATGTCCCTGCCCACCCAGTGGCATCTCCTCGAGAACTTCCAGACCGTCATCACCCAGGGGCGGATGGGGCCCGCCCTCATCGGCAGCCTCATCATCACCGCGCCCTCGGTGTTCCTCGCCCTCCTCTTCGGGGCGATGGCCTCCTGGATCCTCGCGCGCCGCACCTCCAGATCGATGGCCCTCGTCTACGCGGTTTTCATCTCCGGCGTCATCCTCCCGCCCTCGATCATCACGATCATGATGCTCCTGAGGATGACCGGCCTGGCGGGGAGCGCGATCGGAATGATCTGCGTCTACGTCGGCATCTACCTGTCGATCGTCATCTTCTTCATCACCGGGTTCATCAGGACCATCCCCGTTTCCCTTGAAGAATCCGCCCGGATCGACGGCGCGGGCCCCACGAGGATCTTCTTCACGATCATCCTGCCGCTCCTGAAGCCGACCCTCGCCTCGGCGACGATCCTCATCGTCTTGTACATCTGGAATGACGTCTTCTACGCCCTCTTCATCCTCTCGGGCAAGATGAACACTCTTCCGTTGAACTTGTACACTGTCGCCAGTGAGGGCCTGTACCTGAACAACTGGCACCTGATCTTCTCGTACATCCTCCTCATGACCCTCCCCCTCCTCATCCTGTTCATCGTCGGGCAGCGGAAGATCATCTCGGGGATCACCGGCGGCGCGGTGAAATGA
- a CDS encoding ABC transporter substrate-binding protein — protein MTRHRLAPAFAALLLTGTALLGACSNPAATTDSSSSSGSASTERWPDATAPLNGTTLKIWAAQTSNKIPTKVIEDFEKATGGKVEVVTVPDNYESNVQTKIATGERPDLLFWQPVRSTLAGFVAQDLLQDLEGAPWVDDYADGIADAGGTYDGKRYAALISSPDVEGIYYNKKVFEAAGITELPVGWDQFIDTAKKIKAANVPGVESPLFEMAGSQWGTQWAVNIQLAEAAKDGLWDRINANKDSFTGPDVLGAIEAYKAMFDEGLYNADAGSAKDTEQSAALWEGKTAMIIQANGTFNAIAALAGNDKAALDETIGFFPLSKKGSIGTSIPQQTGGVVAFKTGDSAREAAARQFLNFWMSDGYKAFVNDQNIVSVLKSVDSPDTVPQALLDSAASLKDAVGSMQSQAIANPDLYLNLANMVNGAVTPAEAAKATQDQFAELAKAQGAPGF, from the coding sequence ATGACGCGCCACCGTCTCGCGCCAGCATTCGCTGCGCTCCTCCTCACCGGCACCGCCCTTCTCGGCGCTTGCTCCAACCCGGCCGCGACCACCGATTCCTCGAGCTCCTCCGGCTCGGCGAGCACGGAGCGCTGGCCCGACGCCACCGCCCCCCTGAACGGCACCACTTTGAAGATCTGGGCCGCGCAGACCTCCAACAAGATCCCCACCAAGGTCATCGAGGACTTCGAGAAGGCCACCGGCGGCAAGGTCGAGGTCGTCACCGTCCCCGACAACTACGAATCCAACGTCCAGACGAAGATCGCCACGGGCGAGCGCCCGGACCTCCTCTTCTGGCAGCCGGTCCGCTCGACCCTCGCCGGCTTCGTCGCGCAGGACCTCCTCCAGGACCTCGAGGGCGCCCCCTGGGTGGACGACTACGCGGACGGGATCGCCGACGCCGGAGGCACCTACGACGGCAAGCGCTACGCCGCCCTCATCTCCTCCCCCGACGTCGAGGGCATCTACTACAACAAGAAGGTCTTCGAAGCCGCCGGGATCACCGAACTGCCCGTCGGATGGGACCAGTTCATCGACACCGCGAAGAAGATCAAGGCCGCGAACGTCCCCGGGGTCGAATCCCCCCTCTTCGAGATGGCCGGCTCGCAGTGGGGCACCCAGTGGGCCGTCAACATTCAGCTCGCCGAGGCCGCCAAGGACGGCCTCTGGGACCGCATCAACGCGAACAAGGACTCCTTCACCGGACCCGATGTGCTCGGCGCGATCGAGGCCTACAAGGCGATGTTCGACGAGGGCCTCTACAACGCCGACGCCGGCTCGGCCAAGGACACCGAGCAGTCCGCCGCCCTTTGGGAGGGCAAGACCGCGATGATCATCCAGGCCAACGGCACCTTCAACGCGATCGCCGCCCTCGCGGGCAACGACAAGGCGGCCCTGGACGAGACCATCGGCTTCTTCCCCCTCTCCAAGAAGGGCTCGATCGGCACGTCGATCCCGCAGCAGACCGGCGGCGTCGTCGCCTTCAAGACCGGGGACTCCGCTCGTGAGGCCGCCGCACGGCAGTTCCTCAACTTCTGGATGTCCGACGGCTACAAGGCCTTCGTCAACGACCAGAACATCGTGTCCGTCCTCAAGTCGGTCGACAGCCCCGACACCGTCCCGCAGGCCCTCCTCGACTCCGCGGCCTCCCTCAAGGACGCCGTCGGATCCATGCAGTCGCAGGCGATCGCCAACCCCGATCTGTACCTCAACCTCGCGAACATGGTGAACGGGGCCGTCACCCCCGCCGAAGCCGCGAAGGCGACGCAGGACCAGTTCGCAGAACTCGCAAAGGCGCAGGGAGCCCCGGGCTTCTGA
- a CDS encoding phosphoribosyltransferase — protein sequence MTEQSATRLATSKDASDAPEREILTWELFGTASRELTTQIVESGWIPELIIAIARGGLIPAGAISYAMDVKACGTMNVEFYTGVGQTLEEPVLLPPLMDVSAMNGKRVLVVDDVADSGKTLKMVMDLIATHGLSLDGEAPVKVDARCAVIYKKPVSIIEPDYVWRDTDKWINFPWSTLPIITA from the coding sequence ATGACCGAGCAGTCCGCGACCCGACTGGCGACGAGCAAGGACGCATCGGACGCCCCCGAGCGCGAAATCCTCACTTGGGAGCTCTTCGGCACAGCGTCACGCGAGCTCACGACCCAGATCGTCGAGTCCGGATGGATCCCCGAGCTCATCATCGCGATCGCCCGCGGCGGACTCATCCCCGCCGGCGCGATCTCGTACGCGATGGATGTCAAGGCCTGCGGCACGATGAACGTCGAGTTCTACACCGGCGTCGGCCAGACCCTCGAAGAGCCCGTCCTCCTTCCGCCCCTCATGGACGTGTCCGCGATGAACGGGAAGCGCGTCCTCGTCGTCGACGACGTCGCCGACTCCGGCAAGACGCTCAAGATGGTCATGGACCTCATCGCCACCCACGGCCTCTCCCTCGACGGGGAGGCGCCCGTGAAGGTCGATGCCCGCTGCGCGGTCATCTACAAGAAGCCCGTCTCGATCATCGAGCCCGACTACGTGTGGCGGGATACCGACAAGTGGATCAACTTCCCCTGGTCGACGCTCCCCATCATCACGGCCTGA
- a CDS encoding carbohydrate ABC transporter permease, which translates to MTRSTTSPTTTTDPRTRARRGRPKHDHPLFFLVPAGAMLLVFFVVPTIMNFAYAFSDWSAFKKSIEFNGLDNLRSLFNSGALLADIRITIIYALLVALFQNFFGLALAVLFEKDTALNRMGRTLFFVPVLMSALAAGYIWQAILKTDGALNEILGWGLGTDVRIQWLGSTTWTLVILAVVHAWKWMGFSMLTYLAGLKTIDEEILEAAAIDGASKTAMFWRIKFPLIAPALTFNVATALLGSMNSFDIVQSLTNGGPGGSTEILNLFIWRTFGKGLYAQSTTMSLVLFVLVTLMAIPLITALRRRENSIL; encoded by the coding sequence ATGACACGCAGCACCACCAGCCCTACCACGACGACGGACCCGCGGACGCGCGCCCGAAGGGGTCGGCCGAAGCACGACCACCCCCTCTTCTTCCTCGTGCCCGCAGGCGCGATGCTCCTCGTCTTCTTCGTCGTCCCGACCATCATGAACTTCGCCTACGCGTTCTCCGACTGGTCGGCCTTCAAGAAGAGCATCGAGTTCAACGGCCTCGACAACCTCCGCTCGCTCTTCAATTCCGGCGCACTGCTGGCCGATATCCGCATCACGATCATCTACGCCCTCCTGGTCGCCCTCTTCCAGAATTTCTTCGGCCTCGCCCTCGCCGTCCTCTTCGAGAAGGACACGGCCCTCAACCGAATGGGCCGCACCCTCTTCTTCGTCCCGGTCCTCATGTCCGCCCTCGCCGCCGGGTACATCTGGCAGGCGATCCTCAAGACCGACGGGGCGCTCAACGAGATCCTCGGCTGGGGGCTCGGAACGGACGTCCGCATCCAATGGCTCGGATCCACGACCTGGACCCTCGTCATCCTCGCCGTCGTCCACGCCTGGAAGTGGATGGGCTTCTCGATGCTCACCTACCTGGCGGGGCTCAAGACGATCGACGAGGAGATCCTGGAGGCCGCGGCGATCGACGGGGCCTCGAAGACCGCGATGTTCTGGCGCATCAAATTCCCCCTCATCGCACCCGCACTCACCTTCAACGTCGCGACGGCCCTCCTCGGCTCGATGAACTCCTTCGATATCGTCCAATCGCTGACCAACGGGGGCCCGGGCGGCTCCACCGAGATCCTCAACCTCTTCATCTGGAGGACGTTCGGGAAGGGCCTCTACGCCCAGTCCACCACCATGAGCCTCGTACTCTTCGTCCTCGTGACCCTCATGGCGATCCCGCTCATCACGGCCCTGCGCCGAAGGGAGAACTCGATCCTGTGA
- a CDS encoding glycoside hydrolase family 16 protein produces MTTPLKPILAAVAGLSLLLTALPAASSAAEPPLVNVLLGKTPTTNATLLHGDGDSTAPQVAILHPEAATDGDTGFLSDDANVTKILAGKENGDPARLNGFNDWQDVYLQYDLGESRDIAKIRLFRNGYPAAASTFKNVKVEVSDSPDFASPTVLFDTADHRETREAQYAPQIVEPAKGPISARYLRVWQKGHFIENFNGAWSGYSNGVGFREIEVLATAKEGEEVPGTEAPRNLALGRIPYVYGLDPDNIAAISDGTLDGPPAVHNGLGEQWLQFEYRNSYRLSKISLALEPGDYRKITVDVRAAASVPQGRIVYSKTDAHVEQSPIVIDLDDMEISGRAVRFTVEKDAASATKYREIEIWGTGSSYDESAPAYTPPASQYSELVWNDEFDGEAVDEAKWNIIDGMANHGAIYNRGAVRIEKKDGESYLAIRTRNHGTTKDLLDAVHWDRYGNETLSDKVTWSSGRVETKNKFSFENGRMAVRAKPNDSQGIWPAIWMLAQDETGHDEIDVLEYLGQEPWNAWTTNHYGILGLNKASDGRAEVSPVAWSQDFHVFEVEWSPERITWYIDGKRVHSTTAGADLDGMHSRPMFPILETQVNGGWVGDVDTTRQRTKQSSDFLIDWVRVYQTKDQDLVRFDDLAEGGASGEYSISPSSRSEGLVALSDGSAPHEDKDNFFYGGQPRYETSRLAVADGARGEQSLVYEVPGVRDVHLTAYHRTLEHANDTLKDMPHGHSIREGAEGHYDFSVWRSVDGKNWEPATATTVDNFVEPHPAFARTTYDVRGLPEDTRFVKIVFPRSASAARSAGEKAGPGAQDVQLAKVTMLQRRPAAPSPEDPGMPPNGGGAEPQAPHKPSPSDERPAAPPLPDVRAGKAKAVQAKPGSSSLARTGSNAMGITGGALLLLGAGALLRRLRS; encoded by the coding sequence ATGACCACACCCCTCAAACCGATCCTCGCGGCCGTTGCAGGCCTCTCCCTCCTCCTCACCGCGCTGCCGGCCGCCTCCTCGGCCGCCGAGCCCCCGCTCGTCAACGTCCTGCTCGGCAAGACGCCGACGACGAACGCGACTCTTCTCCACGGAGACGGCGACTCCACCGCTCCGCAAGTCGCGATCCTCCACCCGGAAGCCGCCACCGACGGCGACACCGGCTTCCTCTCCGACGACGCGAACGTCACGAAGATCCTCGCCGGGAAGGAGAACGGCGACCCTGCCAGGCTCAACGGCTTCAACGACTGGCAGGACGTCTACCTCCAATACGACCTCGGAGAATCCCGCGACATCGCGAAGATCCGCCTCTTCCGCAACGGATACCCCGCGGCCGCCTCGACCTTCAAGAACGTCAAGGTCGAAGTCTCGGACAGCCCCGATTTCGCCTCTCCGACGGTGCTCTTCGACACCGCCGATCACCGCGAGACGCGCGAGGCCCAATACGCCCCGCAGATCGTCGAGCCCGCCAAGGGCCCGATCAGCGCCCGATACCTGCGCGTCTGGCAGAAGGGCCATTTCATCGAGAACTTCAACGGCGCATGGTCCGGCTACTCCAACGGCGTCGGATTCCGTGAGATCGAAGTCCTCGCGACCGCCAAGGAGGGGGAGGAGGTCCCCGGGACGGAAGCACCGCGCAACCTCGCACTCGGCAGGATCCCCTACGTCTACGGCCTCGACCCGGACAACATCGCGGCGATCTCCGACGGGACCCTCGATGGCCCGCCCGCCGTCCACAACGGCCTCGGCGAGCAATGGCTCCAATTCGAATACCGGAACTCCTACCGCCTCTCGAAGATCTCGCTCGCCCTCGAACCCGGGGACTACCGGAAGATCACGGTCGACGTGCGCGCAGCGGCCTCAGTTCCGCAGGGCCGCATCGTCTACTCGAAGACCGACGCGCACGTCGAGCAGTCCCCGATCGTGATCGATCTCGACGACATGGAGATCAGCGGACGCGCCGTCCGCTTCACCGTCGAGAAGGACGCGGCCTCCGCGACGAAGTACCGCGAAATCGAGATCTGGGGCACCGGCTCCTCCTACGACGAGAGCGCGCCCGCCTACACGCCCCCGGCCTCGCAGTACTCCGAACTCGTCTGGAACGACGAATTCGACGGAGAGGCCGTCGACGAGGCCAAATGGAACATCATCGACGGGATGGCGAACCACGGCGCCATCTACAACCGGGGCGCTGTGAGGATCGAGAAGAAGGACGGCGAGTCCTACCTCGCGATCCGGACCCGCAACCACGGCACGACGAAGGACCTCCTCGACGCCGTCCACTGGGACCGCTACGGGAACGAGACCCTCAGCGACAAGGTCACCTGGTCCTCCGGCCGCGTCGAGACGAAGAACAAGTTCTCCTTCGAGAACGGCCGGATGGCCGTGCGCGCCAAGCCCAACGACAGCCAGGGGATCTGGCCCGCGATCTGGATGCTCGCCCAGGACGAGACCGGGCACGATGAGATCGACGTCCTCGAATACCTCGGCCAGGAGCCGTGGAACGCGTGGACCACGAACCACTACGGGATCCTCGGGCTCAACAAGGCGTCGGACGGTCGGGCCGAAGTCTCGCCCGTCGCATGGAGCCAGGACTTCCACGTCTTCGAAGTCGAATGGTCCCCCGAGAGGATCACCTGGTACATCGACGGCAAACGCGTCCATTCGACGACGGCCGGCGCGGACCTGGACGGCATGCACTCGCGCCCGATGTTCCCGATCCTCGAAACGCAGGTCAACGGGGGATGGGTCGGCGACGTCGACACGACGCGCCAGCGGACCAAGCAATCCAGCGACTTCCTCATCGACTGGGTGCGCGTCTATCAGACGAAGGACCAGGACCTCGTCCGCTTCGACGACCTCGCCGAAGGAGGCGCCTCGGGGGAGTACTCGATCAGCCCCTCCTCCCGCAGTGAGGGCCTCGTCGCCCTGAGCGACGGGAGCGCACCGCACGAGGACAAGGACAACTTCTTCTACGGCGGCCAGCCCCGCTACGAGACGAGCAGGCTCGCCGTCGCCGACGGGGCGCGAGGCGAACAGTCCCTCGTCTACGAGGTCCCCGGGGTCCGCGACGTCCACCTCACCGCCTACCACCGCACCCTCGAGCACGCGAACGACACCCTCAAGGACATGCCTCACGGGCACTCGATCCGCGAAGGGGCGGAGGGGCACTACGACTTCTCCGTATGGCGCTCCGTCGACGGGAAGAACTGGGAGCCCGCCACGGCGACGACGGTCGACAACTTCGTCGAACCCCATCCCGCCTTCGCGCGCACCACCTACGACGTGCGCGGTCTTCCCGAAGACACGCGCTTCGTGAAAATTGTCTTCCCCCGCTCCGCGAGCGCGGCGCGCAGCGCCGGAGAGAAGGCCGGCCCGGGGGCGCAGGACGTTCAACTCGCCAAGGTGACGATGCTCCAACGCCGGCCCGCCGCCCCCTCGCCCGAGGACCCCGGCATGCCCCCGAACGGGGGCGGAGCAGAGCCCCAGGCCCCGCACAAGCCCTCACCGTCCGACGAGCGGCCCGCCGCGCCCCCGCTCCCGGACGTCCGGGCGGGCAAGGCCAAGGCCGTGCAGGCTAAGCCCGGATCGTCCTCGCTGGCGCGCACCGGCTCGAACGCAATGGGGATCACCGGAGGAGCCCTCCTTCTCCTGGGCGCGGGCGCGCTCCTGCGCCGCCTCCGCTCGTGA
- a CDS encoding MFS transporter → MTDLPAESAEAAPHPSPAEDEFPAWKQRVGLFLGAQAISLFGSSIVQYAILWHLTLTLKQGWVIMLYSVVAFVPQAIVSFFGGTLADRMNRKTVIVVSDSVIALVTLGLAAWMAVGEASLWLILAAVAIRSIGQGFQQPAVSALLPQLVPSAQLMRINGINQTIASAMALLSPVVAGAVYGWGGLIPTFWIDVVTAVIGVGIVLTIPVATVRSGAEAGTSFTRDLVEGIRYAFGHRTIAWILVVYTVIFTLVVAPSFLTPLFIAKDFTDAVWPLTATELAFSAGMLLGGILISSVGAKWNQSRMLLVSCLSFGLLSAAFGLTPLLGVRVGLWTIFALMFVLAVMIPFFSAPVMTLLQTSVEAEFMGRVFSVTNIVAVLAMPAGMCVLGPLADRAPIAWIFMITGLIAFLFTAISFTVSPDQQLLSQHRAPGDEDERPRRSTKVGP, encoded by the coding sequence ATGACTGATCTCCCCGCGGAATCTGCCGAGGCCGCTCCTCACCCGAGTCCCGCCGAAGATGAATTCCCCGCCTGGAAGCAGCGCGTCGGCCTCTTCCTCGGCGCCCAGGCGATCTCCCTCTTCGGATCGAGCATCGTCCAGTACGCGATCCTGTGGCACCTCACCCTCACCCTCAAGCAGGGGTGGGTCATCATGCTGTACTCCGTCGTGGCCTTCGTCCCCCAGGCGATCGTGTCCTTCTTCGGGGGGACGCTCGCGGACAGGATGAACCGCAAGACGGTCATCGTCGTATCGGACTCCGTGATCGCCCTCGTCACCCTGGGACTCGCCGCGTGGATGGCGGTCGGCGAGGCCTCGCTCTGGCTCATCCTCGCGGCCGTCGCGATCCGCTCCATCGGCCAGGGGTTCCAGCAGCCCGCGGTGAGCGCGCTCCTCCCCCAGCTCGTGCCGTCCGCCCAGCTCATGCGCATCAACGGGATCAATCAGACGATCGCATCCGCGATGGCCCTCCTCTCGCCGGTCGTCGCCGGCGCGGTCTACGGATGGGGCGGGCTTATCCCGACCTTCTGGATTGACGTCGTCACCGCCGTCATCGGCGTCGGCATCGTCCTCACGATTCCCGTCGCTACCGTCCGCTCGGGCGCCGAGGCAGGGACCTCCTTCACGCGCGACCTCGTCGAGGGCATCCGCTACGCCTTCGGGCATCGGACCATCGCGTGGATCCTCGTCGTCTACACGGTGATCTTCACGCTCGTCGTCGCGCCCTCGTTCCTCACGCCGCTGTTCATCGCGAAGGACTTCACCGATGCGGTCTGGCCGCTCACGGCCACTGAGCTCGCCTTCTCCGCGGGGATGCTCCTGGGCGGCATCCTCATCTCCTCGGTGGGGGCGAAGTGGAATCAGTCGCGGATGCTCCTCGTCTCGTGCCTGAGCTTCGGGCTGCTGTCGGCGGCCTTCGGCCTCACCCCCCTCCTCGGCGTCCGAGTCGGTCTTTGGACGATCTTCGCGCTCATGTTCGTCCTCGCCGTCATGATTCCCTTCTTCTCCGCGCCCGTCATGACGCTCCTTCAGACCAGCGTCGAAGCGGAGTTCATGGGCCGGGTCTTCTCCGTGACGAACATCGTCGCGGTCCTCGCCATGCCGGCGGGCATGTGCGTCCTCGGACCGCTCGCCGACCGCGCTCCGATCGCCTGGATCTTCATGATCACGGGCCTGATCGCCTTCCTGTTCACGGCGATCTCTTTTACCGTATCGCCCGATCAGCAACTTCTCTCACAGCACCGTGCTCCCGGTGACGAGGACGAGAGACCACGCAGATCGACCAAAGTCGGCCCCTGA
- a CDS encoding SprT-like domain-containing protein yields MKRELARAQARALMEASGLGDWRFRFDTARRRAGSCVHSTRTITLSGPLTELYDADTVRGVILHEIAHALVGASHRHDAVWKKQARTLGAPDSARLPASLPRPEEPWVGTCPKCGAQRRLFRAPRRVTSCGVCARVFDPERILRWTREGEPTEPGGPYARELARMLHAMPPVS; encoded by the coding sequence GTGAAACGCGAACTCGCGCGCGCCCAGGCCCGCGCCCTCATGGAGGCCTCGGGCCTGGGCGACTGGCGCTTCCGCTTCGACACGGCGCGGCGCCGAGCGGGATCGTGCGTCCATTCGACGAGGACGATCACCCTGTCAGGCCCTTTGACCGAGCTTTATGACGCCGACACCGTGCGCGGGGTGATCCTTCACGAGATCGCGCACGCCCTGGTCGGCGCGAGTCATCGCCACGATGCCGTGTGGAAGAAGCAGGCGCGCACACTCGGAGCGCCGGATTCCGCGCGGCTTCCCGCTTCGCTCCCCCGGCCCGAAGAGCCCTGGGTGGGGACCTGCCCGAAGTGCGGGGCTCAGAGGCGCCTCTTCCGCGCACCCCGCCGCGTCACCTCCTGCGGAGTCTGCGCGAGGGTTTTCGACCCCGAGCGGATCCTCCGGTGGACGCGCGAAGGCGAGCCGACCGAACCCGGCGGGCCCTACGCGAGGGAGCTGGCGAGGATGCTGCATGCCATGCCCCCGGTCAGCTGA